In a genomic window of Demequina muriae:
- the allB gene encoding allantoinase AllB — protein MTDFDLVVRGDRVLIDGTWKRAAVGVKDGIVARIGPRHAEWSATQTVSLATDEVLIPGVVDTHVHVNEPGRTHWEGFATATRAAAAGGVTTIIDMPLNSIPPTTTVAALDAKRAAAAENAAVDVGFWGGAIPASLGALEPLHDAGVFGFKAFLSPSGVDEFPHLSAAQLRAALAETARFGGMVIVHAEDPARLERYAGSRYYEDFVASRPDASETSAIATIISALRATGGRAHILHLSSAAALNQIRGAKAEGLQLTVETCPHYLTFDADHIPDGATEFKCCPPVRDEDNREALWGALVDGTIDFVASDHSPATAELKVGADGDFGRAWGGISGLQVMLAAVTSGAATRGIPLETALSWLTSKPAAFVGLEDKGTIREGARGDVVAFAPGRAWTVDAADLQHRNKVSAFDGRTLTGQVTRTWVGGAQVHPAVPDAPLAGRLIARPALAVQGAAAVDQP, from the coding sequence ATGACGGACTTCGACCTCGTGGTGCGCGGCGACCGCGTCCTGATCGACGGCACCTGGAAGCGCGCCGCCGTGGGAGTGAAGGACGGCATCGTCGCGCGCATCGGTCCTCGTCACGCGGAGTGGAGCGCGACCCAGACCGTGTCTCTCGCGACGGACGAGGTGCTGATCCCCGGCGTGGTCGACACCCACGTGCACGTCAACGAGCCGGGACGCACCCATTGGGAGGGATTCGCGACGGCGACCCGCGCCGCGGCGGCCGGCGGCGTGACGACCATCATCGACATGCCCCTCAACTCGATCCCGCCCACCACCACGGTCGCCGCCTTGGACGCCAAGCGCGCGGCAGCTGCGGAGAACGCCGCCGTGGACGTCGGGTTCTGGGGCGGCGCGATCCCCGCCTCGCTGGGAGCGCTCGAGCCTCTGCACGACGCCGGTGTGTTCGGCTTCAAGGCGTTCCTGTCGCCGTCCGGGGTCGACGAGTTCCCGCACCTCTCCGCAGCGCAGCTGCGCGCGGCACTCGCCGAGACCGCCCGGTTCGGCGGCATGGTGATCGTCCACGCGGAGGACCCGGCACGCCTGGAGAGGTACGCCGGCAGCCGCTATTACGAAGACTTCGTCGCCTCGCGGCCCGACGCGTCCGAGACTAGCGCGATCGCGACCATCATCTCGGCGCTCCGTGCGACCGGCGGCCGTGCGCACATCCTGCACCTCAGCTCCGCCGCTGCGCTCAATCAGATCCGCGGCGCCAAGGCCGAAGGCCTCCAGCTGACGGTCGAGACCTGCCCGCATTACCTGACGTTCGACGCCGACCACATCCCGGACGGCGCGACCGAGTTCAAGTGCTGCCCGCCGGTGCGCGACGAGGACAACCGCGAAGCGCTGTGGGGCGCGCTGGTGGACGGCACCATCGACTTCGTCGCCTCCGACCACTCCCCGGCGACCGCCGAGCTCAAGGTGGGGGCGGACGGCGACTTCGGCCGCGCGTGGGGAGGCATCTCGGGACTGCAGGTGATGCTCGCGGCGGTGACCAGCGGCGCCGCGACGCGCGGCATCCCGCTCGAGACGGCGCTGTCGTGGCTGACGTCCAAGCCGGCGGCTTTCGTGGGGCTCGAGGACAAGGGCACGATCCGTGAGGGCGCCCGCGGGGACGTCGTGGCGTTCGCGCCGGGCCGCGCGTGGACCGTCGACGCCGCGGACCTGCAGCACCGCAACAAGGTGTCGGCGTTCGACGGTCGCACTCTCACGGGACAGGTGACGCGCACGTGGGTGGGCGGCGCGCAGGTGCACCCGGCCGTGCCCGACGCGCCACTGGCGGGCCGCTTGATCGCGCGGCCAGCGCTCGCCGTCCAGGGCGCGGCGGCCGTCGACCAGCCCTAG
- the pucL gene encoding factor-independent urate hydroxylase, with protein MAIILGDHQYGKAENRIVRIVRDTARHTIADVNVSTCLRGDFDAAHLTGDQGAVLPTDTQKQTAYAYAKTIGLESIEAYALALATHFVDDVEPVREARVEVERYDWTRVDADGTGAGHDHTWVRSGQEVRTASVTVSGTADARRTWVTGGLKDLVILKSTGSEFHGFLEDEFTVLEPTHDRVMATALNAKWRFDGTEVDWNATYAAIKHALTSTFATQHSLALQQTLYAMGTAVLESVPAVVEVRLSAPNKHHFEYDLGRFGIENHGEVFHADDRPYGLIQASAIRDDAPDAGPAWTPYTGLV; from the coding sequence ATGGCGATCATTCTGGGCGACCATCAGTACGGCAAGGCGGAGAACCGCATCGTGCGCATCGTGCGCGACACCGCTCGCCACACGATCGCGGACGTCAACGTCTCGACCTGCCTGCGCGGCGACTTCGACGCAGCGCACCTGACCGGCGACCAGGGCGCCGTGCTGCCAACGGATACCCAGAAGCAGACGGCCTACGCCTACGCCAAGACCATCGGACTCGAGTCGATCGAGGCCTATGCCCTCGCCTTGGCCACGCACTTCGTCGACGATGTGGAGCCCGTGCGCGAGGCACGCGTCGAGGTCGAGCGCTACGACTGGACGCGCGTGGACGCCGACGGCACGGGCGCGGGCCATGACCACACGTGGGTGCGCTCGGGCCAGGAGGTCAGGACCGCGTCGGTCACCGTGTCCGGGACGGCCGATGCGCGCCGCACCTGGGTGACGGGAGGACTCAAGGACCTGGTGATCCTCAAGTCCACCGGCAGCGAGTTCCACGGCTTCCTCGAGGACGAGTTCACGGTGCTCGAGCCCACTCACGACCGCGTGATGGCGACCGCCCTGAACGCCAAGTGGCGATTCGACGGCACCGAGGTGGACTGGAACGCGACCTACGCCGCGATCAAGCACGCGCTGACGTCGACCTTCGCCACTCAGCACTCGCTCGCGCTTCAGCAGACCCTGTACGCGATGGGCACTGCGGTGCTCGAGTCGGTGCCCGCGGTGGTCGAGGTGCGCCTGTCCGCGCCCAACAAGCACCACTTCGAGTACGACCTGGGACGGTTCGGCATCGAGAACCACGGCGAGGTCTTCCACGCCGACGACCGCCCGTACGGCCTCATCCAGGCCAGCGCGATCCGGGACGATGCGCCCGACGCAGGTCCCGCATGGACCCCGTACACCGGGCTCGTCTGA
- a CDS encoding XdhC family protein, producing MLDIAAELERVLEAGHRVGVVTVAAVHGSAPRAVGSAMAVTDDGQVIGAISGGCVESEAHALASAVLDGDAAPAATLGLSDDDALAAGLSCGGHLSVIATVLTPADAEVREQLRAAVGGAAAALDLALAEGTVSTTIAADDVATRLEDGVLHLRRPAAPRLIIVGAVDFSSALATAARPLGYRITVVDARPAFATAARHPDAHEVIRAWPGEYLAGTDVGPRDVICVLTHEERFDIPALAAALATDAAYVGAMGSRRTDVRRRELLREAGVDPEALARLRSPIGLDLGAVTPAETAISIVAEIVADARASQAPRLSETVGPIHAGAALA from the coding sequence ATGCTGGACATCGCCGCCGAGCTCGAGCGGGTGCTCGAGGCCGGCCATCGGGTGGGAGTCGTCACGGTCGCAGCCGTGCACGGCTCCGCGCCTCGCGCCGTCGGGTCCGCGATGGCGGTGACCGATGACGGCCAGGTGATCGGCGCCATCTCGGGTGGCTGCGTGGAGTCCGAGGCGCACGCGCTCGCCTCGGCCGTTCTCGACGGCGATGCCGCGCCCGCCGCGACCCTGGGGCTGTCCGACGACGACGCGCTCGCGGCAGGTCTGTCCTGCGGCGGCCATCTCTCGGTGATTGCGACGGTGCTCACGCCGGCCGATGCGGAGGTGCGTGAGCAGCTGCGCGCGGCTGTGGGCGGCGCAGCGGCCGCGTTGGATCTCGCGCTCGCCGAGGGCACGGTCTCGACCACGATCGCCGCCGATGACGTCGCCACCCGGCTGGAGGACGGCGTGCTCCACCTGAGGCGCCCTGCAGCACCGCGACTGATCATCGTGGGCGCCGTCGACTTCTCGTCAGCGCTCGCCACTGCCGCGCGCCCGCTCGGCTATCGCATCACCGTGGTCGATGCGCGCCCGGCGTTCGCCACGGCCGCACGCCACCCCGATGCGCACGAGGTGATCCGTGCCTGGCCAGGGGAGTACCTGGCAGGCACTGACGTGGGTCCCCGTGACGTGATCTGCGTCCTCACGCACGAGGAACGGTTCGACATCCCCGCCCTGGCCGCTGCGCTTGCGACCGACGCCGCGTACGTGGGCGCCATGGGCTCGCGTCGCACCGACGTGCGCCGGCGCGAGCTGCTGCGCGAGGCCGGCGTCGACCCAGAGGCACTCGCACGCCTGCGCAGCCCCATCGGCCTGGACCTCGGCGCGGTGACTCCCGCGGAGACCGCGATCTCGATCGTCGCCGAGATCGTCGCCGATGCGCGTGCGAGTCAAGCGCCGCGGCTCAGCGAGACCGTGGGTCCGATCCACGCGGGCGCCGCCCTCGCCTGA
- a CDS encoding ABC transporter permease, with translation MNVTVMRLTARGLLGRRRALLLVILPALLLVLAALTRWASDGSPSASSMLANGFAMGTLLPLMCLLVATGVIGAEIDDGSIVYMLAKPLKRRVILFSKLAVGLAAVLLFAVLPIMAAVAIAGDEGGQLTLAFGVSAAFAAVAYTAIFVTLGIVTRNAVVFGLLYALLWETVLGGYVPGIRAVSVRQWALSVGEQMLGSQAAEWSFTSEVGIATGLILLALTTAGAVYLGARKLSTLTLNSVD, from the coding sequence ATGAACGTCACCGTCATGCGACTCACCGCACGGGGACTGCTCGGACGGCGCCGGGCGCTGCTCCTGGTGATCCTGCCAGCGCTGCTGCTCGTGCTCGCTGCGCTCACCCGGTGGGCGTCCGACGGCTCGCCCAGCGCGTCCAGCATGCTGGCCAACGGCTTCGCCATGGGCACCTTGCTGCCGCTCATGTGCCTGCTGGTCGCCACCGGAGTCATCGGCGCCGAGATCGACGACGGCTCGATCGTCTACATGCTCGCCAAGCCACTCAAGCGCCGGGTGATCCTGTTTTCGAAGCTCGCCGTGGGCCTCGCCGCCGTCCTGCTGTTCGCGGTGCTCCCCATCATGGCGGCGGTGGCGATCGCCGGAGATGAGGGCGGTCAGCTCACGCTCGCCTTTGGCGTCTCCGCGGCGTTCGCCGCAGTCGCGTACACCGCCATCTTCGTGACGCTCGGCATCGTCACCCGCAACGCCGTGGTGTTCGGCCTGCTCTACGCCCTCCTATGGGAGACCGTGCTCGGCGGATACGTTCCCGGGATCCGCGCGGTGAGCGTGCGCCAATGGGCGCTGTCCGTAGGCGAGCAGATGCTCGGATCCCAGGCCGCCGAGTGGTCGTTCACATCCGAGGTGGGCATCGCGACCGGGCTGATCCTGCTCGCACTCACCACGGCGGGAGCCGTGTACCTGGGCGCGCGCAAGCTGAGCACGCTCACCCTGAACTCGGTCGACTGA
- a CDS encoding amidohydrolase family protein has product MTHIPGTRIFRAHLFHIAGSPAQQDVTQALVSIPDGALVVSGDHGEIAWVGPWADLPAEHAGAPVTRADYLIPGFVDSHVHYPQSYATAAHGGGQLLEWLDHCIFPTETQYADPEFAGRAARYFTRRRIAAGTTAAMVFGSAFPVAQDALYRETLASGLRVVSGRGIQTVGPDAASALITDEKTAIDLVAKEINHWHAVDTGDPRTARVQVAIVPRFSLSVTAQTLGALGELYDEARMRGVYFHSHLNENNRKGDGEIAAVLATYGVETYLDTYDGRFLSGSREGGRTLLGRRSSLAHAVHSQPRELARMAETGTSIAHCPTSQLFLGSGTMPWQATMDAGVNVALGTDIGAGDEWLISRVAGDCYKVHISEEGDAGTALHPAELLFAATLAGARALDMEHAFGNLDVGKEADFLLIEKSRWEPLDGMLTMGIRSDDEAEATLEELFTLLMGLRQPAIAGVYVQGQEVVTPGLDPD; this is encoded by the coding sequence ATGACTCACATCCCCGGCACGCGCATCTTCCGCGCGCACCTCTTCCACATCGCCGGCTCTCCTGCGCAACAGGACGTGACCCAGGCGCTGGTGTCGATCCCCGACGGCGCGCTGGTGGTGAGCGGAGACCACGGCGAGATCGCGTGGGTCGGACCGTGGGCGGACCTGCCCGCCGAACACGCAGGTGCACCCGTCACGCGGGCCGACTACCTGATCCCCGGGTTCGTGGACTCGCACGTCCACTACCCGCAGTCGTATGCGACCGCAGCCCACGGCGGCGGCCAGCTGCTCGAGTGGCTCGACCACTGCATCTTCCCCACCGAGACGCAGTACGCGGACCCCGAGTTCGCCGGGCGCGCGGCCCGATACTTCACGCGCCGCCGCATCGCTGCGGGAACGACCGCCGCGATGGTGTTCGGCAGCGCCTTCCCCGTGGCGCAGGACGCGCTGTACCGCGAGACGCTCGCCTCGGGACTGCGCGTCGTGTCCGGCCGCGGCATCCAGACCGTGGGCCCCGACGCCGCATCGGCACTCATCACCGACGAGAAGACGGCGATCGACCTGGTGGCGAAGGAGATCAACCACTGGCACGCCGTCGACACGGGCGACCCGCGCACCGCGCGCGTGCAGGTCGCGATCGTGCCGCGCTTCTCCCTGTCGGTCACAGCGCAGACTCTCGGCGCGCTCGGCGAGCTCTACGACGAGGCGCGCATGCGCGGCGTGTACTTCCACAGCCACCTGAACGAGAACAACCGCAAGGGCGACGGCGAGATCGCCGCGGTGCTGGCGACCTACGGAGTCGAGACGTACCTGGACACGTACGACGGCAGGTTCCTGAGCGGATCGCGCGAGGGCGGGCGCACGCTGCTTGGCCGGCGCTCATCGCTGGCGCATGCGGTGCACTCGCAGCCGCGCGAGCTCGCCCGCATGGCGGAGACCGGCACATCGATCGCCCACTGCCCCACCTCACAGCTGTTCCTGGGCTCGGGAACGATGCCGTGGCAGGCGACCATGGACGCCGGAGTCAACGTGGCGCTCGGCACGGACATCGGCGCGGGCGACGAGTGGCTGATCTCCCGTGTGGCGGGCGACTGCTACAAGGTCCACATCTCCGAGGAGGGCGACGCCGGCACCGCGCTGCACCCGGCCGAGCTGCTCTTCGCCGCGACCCTTGCCGGTGCCCGTGCGCTCGACATGGAGCACGCGTTCGGCAACCTCGACGTGGGCAAGGAGGCGGACTTCCTGCTCATCGAGAAGTCCCGCTGGGAGCCGCTGGACGGCATGCTCACCATGGGCATCCGCTCCGACGACGAGGCGGAGGCGACGCTCGAGGAGCTGTTCACGCTGCTCATGGGCCTGCGCCAGCCCGCGATCGCCGGGGTCTACGTGCAGGGCCAGGAGGTCGTGACGCCAGGCCTCGACCCCGACTGA
- a CDS encoding DNA glycosylase AlkZ-like family protein: MTITREQALSWRLGRHFLTTPAESAVAVVDRLGAVPAISGDPDLAIRARLGSSEPGVAALARREGELMLTYAYRGATHLMTPRTAGVAMALRASSRMWERASWVSYYGLEPADWPDLRAAVREALAAGPLSRDEIATEVTRIARFSHLRPAFMKPDDAFLKPFAWQGDMCFGPGRDGVVTYQRPDALAGWEGLPPLEVAGPAAVMAYLGAYGPAHVSRLHYWLGEGLGAAKRSIAAWVAGLDAELVTVEVDGEPMLCAGEHVGELRSHHGDTSVVLLPGYDQWVLGPGTADPVVVPPERRQAVTRGASVVLHSGRVAGTWRAERDSLAVVWFPEAGDIPRAELGAATRRLGSLLGRDFAVDLDAS, translated from the coding sequence GTGACGATCACTCGAGAGCAGGCGTTGTCGTGGCGGCTCGGGCGGCACTTCCTGACGACGCCCGCGGAGTCCGCCGTGGCAGTCGTGGACCGGCTCGGTGCCGTGCCGGCGATCTCGGGTGACCCGGACCTCGCGATTCGGGCGCGGCTCGGCTCCTCGGAACCGGGGGTGGCGGCGTTGGCGCGGCGCGAGGGGGAGCTGATGCTGACCTACGCCTACCGGGGTGCGACGCACCTCATGACTCCGCGCACGGCCGGGGTGGCGATGGCCCTCCGCGCCTCGAGCCGTATGTGGGAGCGCGCGTCGTGGGTGAGCTACTACGGCCTCGAGCCCGCCGACTGGCCGGACCTGCGCGCCGCCGTTCGGGAGGCGCTCGCGGCGGGTCCTCTGTCACGCGACGAGATCGCGACCGAGGTGACCAGGATCGCGCGGTTCTCTCACCTGCGGCCGGCCTTCATGAAGCCGGATGACGCGTTCCTGAAGCCCTTCGCGTGGCAGGGGGACATGTGCTTCGGCCCGGGCCGCGACGGCGTGGTGACCTATCAGCGGCCCGATGCGCTGGCGGGCTGGGAGGGACTCCCCCCTCTCGAGGTCGCCGGCCCTGCGGCCGTCATGGCGTACCTGGGCGCGTACGGACCCGCGCACGTGAGCCGCCTCCACTACTGGCTGGGCGAGGGTCTCGGCGCCGCCAAACGGAGCATCGCCGCGTGGGTGGCGGGGCTCGACGCCGAGCTTGTGACGGTGGAGGTCGATGGCGAGCCGATGCTGTGCGCGGGCGAGCATGTGGGGGAGCTCCGGTCCCACCATGGCGACACGTCGGTGGTGCTGCTGCCTGGCTACGACCAGTGGGTCCTCGGACCCGGCACGGCCGACCCGGTGGTGGTGCCGCCAGAGCGCCGTCAGGCCGTCACCCGGGGGGCGAGCGTGGTGCTGCACTCCGGAAGGGTCGCTGGCACGTGGCGGGCAGAGCGCGACAGCCTCGCCGTCGTCTGGTTCCCGGAGGCGGGCGACATCCCCCGTGCCGAGCTGGGGGCGGCCACGCGCAGGCTCGGGTCGCTCCTCGGGCGTGACTTCGCGGTCGACCTCGACGCGTCCTGA
- the pgi gene encoding glucose-6-phosphate isomerase codes for MNSPIDATATSAWAELEAHQRDFAPDLRGWFAADAGRVGRMSLPLGDLHVDLSKNLVTDEVIASLVKLADETGVLTRYQAMLAGEHINTTEDRAVLHTALRRPADATPELVVDGQNIDEDVQEVLGRVNEFADRVRSGEWTGVTGKRVETIVNIGIGGSDLGPVMVYEALEPYANAGISARFVSNIDPTDMGQKVKGLDPETTLFIVASKTFTTLETLTNARLARAWLWEQLAEAGVDVSDDDKRADAVAHHFVAVSTALDKVEAFGIDPTNAFGFWDWVGGRYSVDSAIGLSLAIALGPDVFGELLDGFHTVDRHVAETPLEQNVPVLMGLLNIWYVNFLGAQSHAVLPYAQQLHRFPAYLQQLTMESNGKSVRWDGSPVTTETGEIFWGEPGTNGQHAFYQLIHQGTTLIPADFIAVVNPAYELKDGDQDVHALFLANFLAQTKALAFGKTAEEVEEEGTTGALVAARTFAGNKPTTSIFAPSLTPAVLGQLIALYEHITFTQGVIWGVNSFDQWGVELGKQLAVQIAPAVEGDQWAFAAQDASTQSLIEYYQAHRN; via the coding sequence GTGAACTCACCCATTGATGCCACCGCCACTTCCGCCTGGGCCGAGCTCGAGGCCCACCAGCGCGACTTCGCGCCCGACCTGCGCGGCTGGTTCGCCGCCGACGCGGGCCGCGTAGGCCGCATGAGCCTCCCCCTGGGCGATCTCCACGTCGACCTGTCCAAGAACCTCGTCACCGACGAGGTCATCGCGTCGCTGGTCAAGCTAGCAGACGAGACCGGAGTCCTCACCCGCTACCAGGCCATGCTCGCGGGTGAGCACATCAACACCACCGAGGACCGCGCCGTGCTGCACACCGCGCTTCGCCGCCCGGCCGATGCGACACCCGAGTTGGTCGTCGACGGCCAGAACATCGACGAGGACGTCCAGGAGGTGCTGGGTCGCGTCAACGAGTTCGCGGACCGAGTGCGCTCGGGCGAGTGGACCGGCGTCACCGGCAAGCGCGTCGAGACGATCGTCAACATCGGCATCGGCGGCTCGGACCTGGGGCCCGTCATGGTCTACGAGGCGCTCGAGCCCTACGCCAACGCCGGCATCTCGGCGCGGTTCGTCTCCAACATCGACCCCACCGACATGGGCCAGAAGGTCAAGGGCCTCGACCCCGAGACCACGCTGTTCATCGTCGCCTCCAAGACGTTCACCACGCTCGAGACGCTCACCAACGCGCGCCTGGCGCGCGCCTGGCTCTGGGAGCAGCTGGCCGAGGCGGGCGTCGACGTCTCCGACGATGACAAGCGGGCCGATGCGGTCGCGCACCACTTCGTCGCCGTCTCCACCGCGCTCGACAAGGTGGAGGCATTCGGCATCGACCCCACGAACGCCTTCGGCTTCTGGGACTGGGTGGGCGGCCGCTACAGCGTCGACTCGGCCATCGGTCTGTCGCTCGCGATCGCGCTCGGACCGGACGTGTTCGGGGAGCTGCTCGACGGCTTCCACACGGTGGACAGGCACGTCGCCGAGACTCCGCTCGAGCAGAACGTCCCCGTCCTCATGGGGCTGCTGAACATCTGGTACGTGAACTTCCTGGGCGCGCAGTCGCACGCCGTGCTGCCCTATGCGCAGCAGCTCCACCGCTTCCCTGCCTATCTGCAGCAGCTGACCATGGAGTCGAACGGCAAGTCGGTGCGGTGGGATGGCTCTCCTGTGACTACCGAGACCGGCGAGATCTTCTGGGGCGAGCCCGGCACCAACGGCCAGCACGCCTTCTACCAGCTCATTCACCAGGGCACGACGCTCATCCCCGCGGACTTCATCGCGGTCGTGAACCCGGCGTACGAACTCAAGGACGGCGACCAGGACGTCCACGCCCTGTTCCTCGCCAACTTCCTCGCGCAGACCAAGGCGCTGGCGTTCGGCAAGACCGCAGAGGAGGTCGAGGAGGAGGGCACCACGGGCGCTCTGGTGGCCGCACGGACGTTCGCGGGCAACAAGCCCACCACGTCGATCTTCGCGCCGTCGCTCACCCCCGCCGTGCTCGGCCAGCTCATCGCGCTGTACGAGCACATCACCTTCACGCAGGGCGTGATCTGGGGCGTCAACAGCTTCGACCAGTGGGGCGTGGAGCTCGGCAAGCAGCTCGCCGTGCAGATCGCGCCCGCCGTCGAGGGCGACCAGTGGGCATTCGCCGCCCAGGACGCCTCGACCCAGTCGCTGATCGAGTACTACCAGGCGCACCGCAACTAG